The Vigna radiata var. radiata cultivar VC1973A chromosome 6, Vradiata_ver6, whole genome shotgun sequence DNA segment GGAATGGAGGGTGCAAGTGGGAGATTGATTCCATTGACTTGAAATGATAAACCCTAGCCATGTAACACTTGTCGTAATGAAAAACTGTGTTGGAAACTGGCCAACAAAAGCAGTAGCAGAACCCTTGATGGCTAGCCCTAATTCTGAGAAACCAATGGAGCAATAATTCCATTCCAGCATTAAGTAATTGGTttggaaaataattaataatttggcGTCAGAGAAAAAAGTGTGGTGGGGTACAAAAGAGTGAAGCATGTGAGTTGGATTTGGAGCCATGTGCTAGAATCAATCACAAATATAcatattcattcattcatccacacATCTTTTGATTTCCTGCTCTCTGCACGCCGATGTGTATTGGCTCACTGTGGCGGTGTTGCAGTCATCCCCACCACTGCACTATCTTTACCCACTCTGGCCTGCACTATCTCACCACTCTCTTTCAATATCATGCCTTAATCTACTCTTCAAATTCTTCTATCCAATAAAACCTTTCTATTCACTTTTCTGTTACGAATTCAAGTCCAACTTGCATGCTCATAGAAACcaaaaaaatagagtattataTAAAGGTGGAAGACTcgttaatttattgttttaaagttttaggTAGAGAGTAATGTCAATTCTTTATGTGATTGACCTTATATCTTATTGGTATCTGTATTTCTCGAGtaaacttcttcctcaaaaGACCCAACAGTAATATTAGAGCGATGGTTTTTCTTGATAACAGCACGAAAGTTTATTCATGATTGTGGTTGGTTGGGAATGTTTCCACTGGAGAAGTGTATCAATGTGGAAGGGTTATTGTTAGTAACAGTTGTGATTGTGGTTGGTTGGGAATACTTCCGCTAGAGGAAGAATGTACCAATGTGAAAGAATAATTGGTATTTGTATCTCTTCCCAGCgaactatataaaaaattattgtatcaGTGCATTTCTGGTATAGCCTTCAGAATTTCTCTATATTTATGAGTAAGATGAGGGAAAACCATCACAGAAAATCAAGTAGTCTGCAtgccttttattttcttttagtataTATGGAATGTCCAACATCCTTTACCCTATTTTGGTGTGGtgtgattaaaagaaaattcactttattctttttggtatttttaattcAAGAGTAATGATCAATGGGTTGCATGATGAATGGAAAATTAATGGATGAGACACAGAGAGACAAGGTTGTTTGGAGTTATAATAATTGAGCACAAAATATGGTACTCCATTTCTATGTCATTCGTCCAACACATCTTTTTAGGATTCTACTATTTCATTATGTATGAAATTGattgtatataattacatttgtctcttgtatatatatagatgaaAAGATTTCAACCATATATCCTATGTGAGAGAGTAACAAAACCCATAAACTCATGCATGTACTATACTTTTAGTTGGCCATATAATGAAAGCATAATTAACCatgtaattaaaatgaattattaagaTATGTATGTGAGAGCAATgaattttaactatatatacTTGAAATGgactattataattttattccttCATGCTTTTATGAGATACGtaacttctttctctcttcattttcacacacatattaacattttatagtgaaaaatatgaattctaaattCGACTTTACAatagataattaataaataattaactagATTGGGTCTGATTTATAtgttcatttattattttgttaattctaTTTTGTGAGGCAAATTGTGAACTGAATTGTTAGAAGATATTgtttgtttaatattaaattttggtgttacaaatattttttttattaaaatttcaaattagttttaatgttttaagtaattttaattatttttttacaactttttaagttctttattatatttgtattgttttaaaaaacttttttgtggtaattttaaacaattcattttattatatttactcttctaatcttttaaagtatttttttatatatattttatcactctatttattactatttttcttgaaatgtaAATTCTTGGTGAGTAGATTCTaagaattgtttaaaaaatattaatcagaGATGTGAAAATTTAGGAGAATGCACAAGCTTCGTGTGAACCGAgtcaaacataaacataaaaggaagaagaaggtgaaagattgttttgttttggaagCCGAAAGACAAGATGATCATTTTAAGAATTATCGAGTTGCAGTTAGAAATTATAAGGGTGTGGAAAGTTAAAGCTGACTTCAATTGGGGGTGCAAGAATAAACATGAAAATTGGGCCAACTTGTTGAttaaattaacaattataaGCAACAACATTGTTTGTTTATTTGCTTCTAACATGTGGTgcagaaaaaaaatgaacaatataTAGTCAACGTTGAACTGTTAACACTGATATCAGATCTCTCATTGTTGTAGTCTCTaatatgaaaaaagaagaaaacatgtttaGATACGTATAGCTTTAATTCCTATtaatagttaataaaatttatgataagtaactgaaaataaatttcttacAGGTAACTCAAAATACGTcataaattgataattttttcattacatTATAAAAATCAGAACTATACTAAcagaatatatattataaaaaaatgattttatctgtcataaaaatatcattttttactaGTGGTTACACGTCCACCCTACTAAAAAAATACAGGAACAATTATTTCTAAGATTTCACAACATTATGCaaattctttactttttaaacaattaaaatgataaatgtaATGTATCacaataatttttcaaaaaaaaaagagtaagaaatctgaataagaaactaaaatcatataattttataaaacaagaaACAATGAGCATGATttactaaaaacaaattaagataAATGGATGTATTACTTTTATCGAATCACTTAAGTCCTGTTTGGATACACATAACACATTAAGGAGGGATGGGACCACTCCTCACCACCAACCTACCAACCTGATGCTGGAACACAGCATTGCTTTTGCATGAAGTTTCTTATAACTAAAAATTCTAAGTCCTGTTTGGTTTACGATTATTTTGTAGTGtttcatgttaaaaaattatttatttttaattctcaaaTTTCCATGAATGCTTGTAAAGGtatctataaaaatatatgtgatTACTTATTAACAAGACCCTCACGTTTATTAACTTACACTTTATACTATAAGATGAGCTTAACTTTTACCAATCTTATTCAGTAtagataaatatgataaaaagaaattgtgatTTAACTGATTTAACTtaccaatattttttaatttcatctgGAATTATGAATCCAACCACtaatagatatattaaataatgttaacaAGAAATAGTGTAATTGGTAGCCTAGGTTGTAGAACTAATTGAAACTCGAAGTTGAAAGTAACAGTCTAACAGATCCTGAAGGAGTTAGCAACAGTGCAACATAGAGGAAGGAAAGTTGAAACATTTTAGACAGTGGCATGTGGGAATCTATTCTACTGACGGTGGCTGCCACCGCCGGCAACAACATTGGAAAGATCCTTCAGAAGAAGGGCACTATCATTCTTCCACCCCTTTCTTTCAAACTCAAGGCATGTCTAAAGTTccatttttttgtgtgttttaaatTGGTATGATTTGGTTTTTATTAAAGATCTCAcctttttttgaataaattgcCATTTGAAGCATGTGGGTGTCTTTGAATTTTTGAAACTGTTCTGAGTTTCTATTCCTGCGTTTATTTGCTGTCAGtgtaaaatttaacattttccATCAATGTGTATGATTGAGTGGCAATTGATAAATACCAAGATTACGTTCTTCTTTGTCCTTTTTCATTTAAGATTATGTGGGCTTGTAGTGAATGTTTGGTTATTGATTCCATTGTGTTTGCAGGTTATAAGGTCATATGCTTCAAACAGAACCTGGGTGATTGGTTTTCTAGTGGATATATTTGGGGCATTATTGATGTTAAGGGCATTGTCTTTGGCTCCAGTAAGTGGTGAAGAAAGAAATTGACACTCAATTTGAAGGGCTTTTTGTAATCCTCTCGTCTATTGTTTTGCTTAGGCTTTTGGCAATGTTATGGTAATTTTCTTATGTTAAATATGTTATAGGTCTCTGTCATCCAACCAGTTTCTGGCTGTGGACTAGCAATTCTATCACTCTTTTCCCATTTTTATCTCAAGGAAGTCATGAATGCTGTTGATTGGGTTGGCATTACATTGGCAGGTTTTGGCACAATAGGTAAAGTAAGTTTATATTAACCATAGAGcaatttgtttattgtttacCATAATCTGCTTCATGTGAACTCCACGACAAGCAAGGTTGATGTAGGGGAGGGGGATAACTTTGCAATAGAAAAAGTGTACAGAAAtcaggaaaacaaaatataagtttttatagTTCATTCTGTTCATTTTGATTGAGTGATGATTTTTTTAGCAGTTGGCGTAGTTCAGAATTCAGATCTACATAGAATTAAGTGTTTGCTGTATGATTTATTTGTGTGTACTATTGTATTAAACTCCTGTGTCTTGTGCACCTGAGCAATGGACTGAAAATTTCTGGAATTTTCCTCCTTATTTCATGGCTGCTCAGAAAACTAAGTTTGTGTTGCAGGGTCATTGTATTAATGTGTTTTTGTATTTACAAAATACTAATTGGTTAAGTATCGTGCGTTTTTTTCTATGATTAGGAGTTGGTGCTGGAGGTGAGAAGCATGAGGTGGTTGCTCTATCTATTTTTCGCTTACCAGCGTTGGCATTTGttgttttcatcttgtttgTAGGTACCTTGTCTTATGAATCAACTTATTTTATAGTCAAGTGGCTTTATGAACAGAGATATTTAGCATTCATAAGTTTGTATcacttgattttgatatagtaAAAATGTGTGAGGAAATACTTGAAATCACTGTGAAAGAAGCATAGTGGTATTCTAGTATTAATTGCAAGCCTATGCATGGTGTCGATGCCAAACCTACATCATGCTTAACGAGAGGCATATAATCCATGCATGAActtgtatatatttctaaaatcatAATTCTTACTTGTATGAGAAAAACGTCATCTGATTACCTTATAAACTGGTTTTACCACTTATTTTTACGGGATGTTATTTTCCTCTCTATCTCTATCTGGTGCATCTAAAATGCAGAATTCAGATGCCGTCCTTAAtggataattttataaatgtctTTGAAGtaaaattgttatttgattGCGAGGCAATCACATTTTCATAGTCATTTTAACTAAACGTTACTACTTTGTTCTTGAATCTATGCATGTCATATTCACCAACTTCCTTGCTAAGTCAATACAATGTGAAGGCATTTTGCAGATAGAATTATTAGAAGACTATTTTTTACTCTGCAATTTATTAATGGCTTGCATATGATTTAATGATTTATCTGTATGAGATTATGAGTTCACCAATCACCTGTGCAATCAAGTGGTATTACTGCCTTCCAGACaatgttttgaatttaattgttagaaaaatTTGTGCAGATACTGCTTAATGGATGGGTTCGAATATGCAAGAGTCAACGAAGAGAACAAGAAATGGTATTCATGATTTATACATGTTGGATAGCCTTTAGACTTACGTATACATTTTCATCTAAAACACCAACGAATGGTGGTTTATGAGCCATGTTGTTTTCTGCTCTTTTATCACTTgacattttttaagttattcaGATGGAATATGATGTCGTTGAGGAAATCATCTATGGCTTGGAATCTGGTATTTTGTTTGGGTACTTTTGTTTCCTTATTCACTCTTTTCTATGTATTCCATTCATTTTCACATTCTTCTCACTTGTTCTTATACCTCAACTGCTTAAGACCAGGATGACTTCTGACAATTGAATTAATAGTTGCACAATGCAAAACAATTAAgcattacaattattattttcgtGTATTGGTAGTTTCATTTTTGGGATAAAAGAAGGTTTTTAGATAGAAAGGAGAGGAACGCAGTTAGGAGAATAATATGTGTGTGTTATTAAGGGATTGATAACATCCAACACTTTTGTGCTTTgacattttgttaaaaattttacatcaaTTAGAGATTTGGCTAAATGACAAGATATAAGTAGATGCAATTATCACCTTATGGACCAATTTTataaggttgagttagacttaaaatatACTTCATAAGATGGTATTAGAGCCTATCTCAATGAGGTTTGTTGAGCTTATCGTATCACCCGCTATCGAGTCATTGTCAGACCATCCATAAATATCTATTCTCATGCTTAAGATGTCTAGTCTTTGGTGTTAGAGGGTGTGTTGGAAATCTCACAACAAGAAGATTGAGTTTGGTTTAAAATCTACTTCCTATCACATTCCACATCTTATTTTGAACTAAACCCAACTTTATATTGTTAAAAACTTGAAATTATGGCCAATAGTGtcgtttttacatttttttgttaCCCTGACGACATCTTTTCTCATATGTGTGCCTCTTCTATgtagtttacttttatttagaGGTTGCCACAGTCATCATGCCATAGTATATATAAAGACAGATGCAACCAGTTAAGTCAACTTGAAATTGCAACCACTTAAGGCAACTGGTCATGGCAAATGAAGCCTTTGAAAAATATTACCAGAAACTTCTTTGTTGTAAATATTCAACTGAAGCCATTTATATAGCTTATTATTACTTTCTTTTAGCTTAtgatttcaacatttttttcttggAGGCTAAACTTGGCTTAATTGGaaatttagatttattgaaCACCATTGCTATTTGCATGACAGATAACAAAACATTTACATCACTCTTACTTTTCTTTACACCTGAATGCAGGATGTCATCTGTAATATCAAAGATAGGATTTATATTCCTGGATCAAGGTTTTCCCAAGCTGTTGGCTCCTGTGTGCATCCTGATCAGTGTCTGCTGTAGTGGCACAGGCTTTTACTACCAGGTATTCTGAAGAGTACTTTTATATACTATGACGAGGACTGTTACACCCTTGAGGCATGCCATGGAGGGAAATTAACCCATATAAAACCACTAAGGAACTTGTTCAATTTCAGAGGTGATAAACTCTTGAAATAATCACTATCTTCCCTTCTCCTGCAGACACGTGGTCTAAAGCATGGGAGAGCTATTGTGGTTTCTACATGTGCAGCTGTGGCATCAATTTTGACCGGTGTACTTGCTGGGATGTTTGCTTTGGGTGAGCGACTTCCTTCAGAACCGAAAGCTCGCCTCGCACTTCTTCTTGGATGGTAATATAAGATGTCATGCTTTGTGTTTTGCTGGttacttttttctttcagaACAAAGGAAAAGGCCAAATGAAAATGCATaccttccattttttttctctatacaCAATAAATATGCATGCTAGTCAAAGGAAAGAGGACTCAGGAGTATACCTGAGTATTCATGCTTTTGGAATGGTATGCAAGTTGAACTTTTAGATTGAAAGAGTCCATAATATTCATGCTTTAGGAATAGTATGAGGTTCTGGAGTGAAAGATATAAGGACTAGGCCTCTTTTACTACAACAATGTTAGGATCCAATTGTAAGGTATAAAACTTGAGTCCTGCATTGGAAGTATGGGATTCTGGGCTGGGATTTTTGCCCTCCGACTGCAACAATTAGCTTTTGTTGTGGTTCTATAATGGTTCTTATCAATTTCTTCCTCATTCCATAAAACAAGAATGAAACTGTGGTTCTCATCTTAATTGATCTTACCAATGgatttaaagttaaaagattTCACGTTCATTGTTTTCCAATATTCTTTGCGTCAAACAATGCAGAAACAAACATCAGCAGTTGATCAATATCCAGAAGAAGCTACATCATATTTGGTTGTCTGCTACAAACATTTGGTGGTTTTCATCTAATTTGTTCAGCGAGTAATTATTTGGGTTGGTGAATAAACTTAACTAGATAACCATCATTGAAAACATAGATTGAAACTATTTTAGAAAGACTCTAATATTTAGTAATTCGTGTTTCGCAAACAAAATGGAAATCTTCATGTTCTTATACTCATGAAACACTGTGCTGCAGGCTGCTTATTATTATGGGTGTGATTTTACTTGTTGGCTCAACACGGCTAGTGAGATTTCTTTCTTGTTCCTCGAGTCAAAGAAGAAGCAATGTGGATAAGAATTTTGGCCTTAGAAGAACCACTTCTTCCCGTGTTAGGGAACCAAGTCCAAGTGCTATCATTCAAGCAGCAACATTAAATCATTTactatcatcatcatccaaagaAAAAGCTTGAGCTGACATGTGCTGGGTCACGTTCCTTCATAGTTAGCAGAATATCTGAGCATTAAGTTGCTTTCTAATCCGATTGGCAAGGGCAGGGTGTGTTGTACGAGTATAGTGGCTGCTTCATCAGAGGATATTTTGGTGTGATCATTCATTTATGATTCACACATTATGGATGAAATATCTGAGGCCTCCTTGTAGAAACTTTTCATGAagttccattattttttttttgttttcaaggaTTCTATATGACAGTGGTGTGGATAGCATACCAACATacagaatttgttttatttgcacTGAAACAtattttgatgaagaaaagTTTATTCTTGTGCAGTGGTGCAGTGGTGCTCTTTGCATATATAGGTGTTGCTTCGTTAGAAAGAAAtgtcaataatatatttcttgtAGAACATTCTACTGTTggcaaaaaaagaaattgaaattataaaatgtgtATCTTCATCAATAAATGTTGTAACAAAATTACATGATAttgtatttttcaatatatttttatcaatagaaGAGTGTGTTGCTATTACTTCTACTTGTTAGAATAGTCTGATGGAAATAATGTATTCTAACAGATTGCTTCAAAACCACTGTTTATATAGGTAAATTTAAGGAGTGAAAGTTCTTATTTCCTACATTTGATAATTCATCTAGATGTTGTATCTCATGATTCATTGACTGCAAAATTGAACAACtaaaaaaagaggaaaacattttcataaatcaagtctttatttattaattttttgaaattgtaCTTATGCATAACTTTGGGGTGAAAACCTTTTGGAAACATTGCACATGTCTAAATTATGGTTATGGAAAGCATAAGTGGAAAAAAGTGCTCCTTTAGGAAGTACCAGCTTTCTCCACTGAACTTTGTGCTTTAGCCAAAGCAATTTGTCCACCATGACAAGCAGTGACAAGAGGAAATACAGTACTGTAAAAAATCCAGAAGAAATCTGGACCAAATTAATTAGTAACCAGAAGTAAAGAATCACTAGCAAGGGTCATACTATAAATAGTTCCTATACAATTTCCTGTTCCACATTGTTGGCACCCTCAAATATGGCCAACTTGCACTGAAGAGCACAACATTTGTCAAGGCGAAAGACTGTTGCAAGATTGCTTCAGCACTCAAGAGTGACATTTTTTGAATTTGGTTAAAATACactcataatataataatttagagtGTTCTACAATCAACTGCAAAATACAAAATCAGCAATATTATACGCTAAGTTTTGTACAAGATAATTTACAGTGTTTTGTCTAAATTACTTTAAAAGTCAAATCTCTGATACTTTTCAATTAGTTTaccttataaaaaaatgtacacACTAAACACACTTTCTGTTAATATGAGTTCAGTAATGCAATAGACAGAAACACCATTTATATTTTGCCAATataaactctctttttttctggATAGATTTTAATAATCTAAAGTTGTAATTTGAATATCTTTGTGTTCCAAAGATATAAGTTTAGTTAAACCAAAAGTATGCAATAGTTATCCTAGCAGCTTCCTTTTAGCATGTTAATAGGTGGACATTTGAAGACTTTTCTGCCCAGAAAGGGGAAGAAAATGAACTTGAggtgattttttcttttaaaagaaaagagactaTAACGGTTGCCTGTTCAGGAAATAAATGACTATAGTTTCTTCTATACCAAATAAAATGTCAATTATAAAGTAAAGTCTTCAGGTTTCACAAAAAGTGTAGGTTGTCCATGATTCACCTACATTGTCAAATTTTGGCACTGCATAGTGGAGCCTCATGCCAGCCCATAAACACAACTGAGATTTTGCCATAAAAATGCTAGTCACCATCTATTTGCAATTTCAATGCACTTTTACCCTTTAAACGGTGTTATGTAACAAGAAAATATGACTTTCTCACAGTTACTCAATTGACCATTAAATGAAATGATGATGCAAAACAGCAAATCACGTATACCAGAACTTCAAAAAATCAATGCACGGTGACAAAAAACACATGGCCCTTGTATACATTTCAAGTAATGAAAAGTTGCATAAAAAACGTTTTTTTGAAAGGTCTTCAACCAATCAAAGATTCATTCTGTATTCTCCAGTCCTGCATAATTACCCAATCGCTTTGTCTTCCAGCTCTCATGAGGGGCTACATGTTCATGGGAAGGAGAATATTGCTGCAAAAAAGTGAATTTAGCATTTAGAGCTATAATCAACACGGTAaccaagaaagaaagaacacaGCACTTCAAAACCAAAGTTACATACAAGCACTTTTTAAGAGTTTGAAAGTTGGAATATGGCCAAAGGATACTTATACTATCTATGTTTACAATTAGACGGAAAGCTCAAAAGTCCAATTTGTCAATGATCAGACAAACAAATGCcttgaaaatgatgaaatatggaacaaaatatgattaaagGCTCTCCTTCAATGGTCTATTTTAGGTATCCAAAGGCAACTCTTTAACTGATTATTTTACAACAGCCTTAAAGAACTCCTATACTGTACCATC contains these protein-coding regions:
- the LOC106763914 gene encoding probable magnesium transporter NIPA9 isoform X3; protein product: MWESILLTVAATAGNNIGKILQKKGTIILPPLSFKLKVIRSYASNRTWVIGFLVDIFGALLMLRALSLAPVSVIQPVSGCGLAILSLFSHFYLKEVMNAVDWVGITLAGFGTIGKELVLEVRSMRWLLYLFFAYQRWHLLFSSCLYCLMDGFEYARVNEENKKWMSSVISKIGFIFLDQGFPKLLAPVCILISVCCSGTGFYYQTRGLKHGRAIVVSTCAAVASILTGVLAGMFALGERLPSEPKARLALLLGWLLIIMGVILLVGSTRLVRFLSCSSSQRRSNVDKNFGLRRTTSSRVREPSPSAIIQAATLNHLLSSSSKEKA
- the LOC106763914 gene encoding probable magnesium transporter NIPA9 isoform X6 gives rise to the protein MWESILLTVAATAGNNIGKILQKKGTIILPPLSFKLKVIRSYASNRTWVIGFLVDIFGALLMLRALSLAPVSVIQPVSGCGLAILSLFSHFYLKEVMNAVDWVGITLAGFGTIGKELVLEVRSMRYCLMDGFEYARVNEENKKWMSSVISKIGFIFLDQGFPKLLAPVCILISVCCSGTGFYYQTRGLKHGRAIVVSTCAAVASILTGVLAGMFALGERLPSEPKARLALLLGWLLIIMGVILLVGSTRLVRFLSCSSSQRRSNVDKNFGLRRTTSSRVREPSPSAIIQAATLNHLLSSSSKEKA
- the LOC106763914 gene encoding probable magnesium transporter NIPA9 isoform X1, whose amino-acid sequence is MWESILLTVAATAGNNIGKILQKKGTIILPPLSFKLKVIRSYASNRTWVIGFLVDIFGALLMLRALSLAPVSVIQPVSGCGLAILSLFSHFYLKEVMNAVDWVGITLAGFGTIGVGAGGEKHEVVALSIFRLPALAFVVFILFVEKFVQILLNGWVRICKSQRREQEMMEYDVVEEIIYGLESGILFGMSSVISKIGFIFLDQGFPKLLAPVCILISVCCSGTGFYYQTRGLKHGRAIVVSTCAAVASILTGVLAGMFALGERLPSEPKARLALLLGWLLIIMGVILLVGSTRLVRFLSCSSSQRRSNVDKNFGLRRTTSSRVREPSPSAIIQAATLNHLLSSSSKEKA
- the LOC106763914 gene encoding probable magnesium transporter NIPA9 isoform X5; its protein translation is MWESILLTVAATAGNNIGKILQKKGTIILPPLSFKLKVIRSYASNRTWVIGFLVDIFGALLMLRALSLAPVSVIQPVSGCGLAILSLFSHFYLKEVMNAVDWVGITLAGFGTIGKILLNGWVRICKSQRREQEMMEYDVVEEIIYGLESGILFGMSSVISKIGFIFLDQGFPKLLAPVCILISVCCSGTGFYYQTRGLKHGRAIVVSTCAAVASILTGVLAGMFALGERLPSEPKARLALLLGWLLIIMGVILLVGSTRLVRFLSCSSSQRRSNVDKNFGLRRTTSSRVREPSPSAIIQAATLNHLLSSSSKEKA
- the LOC106763914 gene encoding probable magnesium transporter NIPA9 isoform X4, with product MWESILLTVAATAGNNIGKILQKKGTIILPPLSFKLKVIRSYASNRTWVIGFLVDIFGALLMLRALSLAPVSVIQPVSGCGLAILSLFSHFYLKEVMNAVDWVGITLAGFGTIGVGAGGEKHEILLNGWVRICKSQRREQEMMEYDVVEEIIYGLESGILFGMSSVISKIGFIFLDQGFPKLLAPVCILISVCCSGTGFYYQTRGLKHGRAIVVSTCAAVASILTGVLAGMFALGERLPSEPKARLALLLGWLLIIMGVILLVGSTRLVRFLSCSSSQRRSNVDKNFGLRRTTSSRVREPSPSAIIQAATLNHLLSSSSKEKA
- the LOC106763914 gene encoding probable magnesium transporter NIPA9 isoform X2, which translates into the protein MWESILLTVAATAGNNIGKILQKKGTIILPPLSFKLKVIRSYASNRTWVIGFLVDIFGALLMLRALSLAPVSVIQPVSGCGLAILSLFSHFYLKEVMNAVDWVGITLAGFGTIGVGAGGEKHEVVALSIFRLPALAFVVFILFILLNGWVRICKSQRREQEMMEYDVVEEIIYGLESGILFGMSSVISKIGFIFLDQGFPKLLAPVCILISVCCSGTGFYYQTRGLKHGRAIVVSTCAAVASILTGVLAGMFALGERLPSEPKARLALLLGWLLIIMGVILLVGSTRLVRFLSCSSSQRRSNVDKNFGLRRTTSSRVREPSPSAIIQAATLNHLLSSSSKEKA